CAACTATATGTTGAGACAGAAAAAAATAGCAGAAGTAAAAACAGACTTTCTTAATAATATGTCTCATGAGTTCAAAACGCCTTTAGCTACAATTTCGGTAGCTACGGACTCTTTAGCAAACGATAAAATAGCGAGTGATCCAATTAAAGTGAAATATTACTCTGGACTCATAAAGCAAGAAAATCTCCGAATGAAAAAACAGGTGGAGAATGTCCTCAATATGTCAAAGTTAGAGAGGAACGAAATGAAACTTTTCTTGCGAGAAACCAATTTGAGAGAGTTGATAAGAAACATTGCTAATTCTGTTAGGTTGATAGTAAACGAAAGAGGCGGAACGCTTACAGAAGATTTTAAGGCGGAGCGCTATAATCTAAAAGTAGATGAGTTCCATTTATCTAATACGCTTATCAATCTGTTGGATAACGCAAATAAATATTCGCCAGATAAGCCCGAAATTAAAATTGCTACCCGCAACGAGGGAAATTATTATGTGATAGAAATTTCGGATAAAGGTATGGGAATGGAGCCTCAAAATAAAACCAAAATATTTGAGAAGTTCTTTAGAGAAGAAACAGGGAATGTACATAATGTAAAAGGTCAAGGTTTGGGGCTTTCCTATGTTAAGAAAATAATAGAACTTCACAAAGGACAAATTAGTGTAGAAACCCAAAAAGGAAAAGGAAGTACCTTTATTGTAAAACTTCCAATGATTTAATTATAAAAAATTAAGCTATGAGCAACAGGATATTACTAGTAGAAGATGACCAAAGTTTCGGAGCGGTGCTTAAAGATTACCTAAGCATAAACAACTTTGAAGTTACCCTTGCTACAGACGGTGAGGAAGGTCTTAAAGAATATACAAATAACGATTTTGATATTTGTATATTTGATGTTATGATGCCTAAAAAAGACGGCTTCACATTAGCAGAAGATGTTAAGAAATTAGGGAAAAATATTCCAATTATCTTCCTAACAGCACGAAATTTAAGAGAGGACATCTTGAAGGGTTATCAGTTAGGAGCAGACGATTATATAACAAAACCTTTTGATACAGAGTTGTTACTTTATAAAATCAAGGCGATTTTATCCAGAAGTACTTCTTTGGAAGAAGAAGAGCAAGAGCAATTTAGCATTAGCAATATAGAGTTTGACTCTATGTTGAGACAGCTTAAAGTACACGATAAAGAATATAAACTTTCTCCAAAAGAGAACGAGCTTTTGAAGTTGCTTTGTCTCCACAGAAATGACTTTATGCCTAGAGATTTAGCACTTCGTAAAATATGGAAAAAAGAAAACTATTTTACCGCTAGAAGTATGGATGTATATATCGCTAAATTAAGAAAATTGCTTAAAGATGATGATGGTCTAGAAATCATCAATGTACACGGAGAAGGGTTTAGGCTTCTAGTTAAAAATTAAATTAAATAGCTGGTTCAAAATAATTGTGAATCAGCTTTTTTGTTAAAGCAAATAGAGTTCTGCGGGTGATAAATAAAGTAGTTAATCATCGCCTCATAAAACTCGCTCAGACATAAAAAGAGATTTATATCAATACAAAATTTCATTATCTTTGCGAAATGGAATACAATACCCAAAAGACAAACTTACAATTACCCGAATATGGGAGAATTATACAAGAACTTGTAGAATATTGCAAGACACTCCCTTCCAAGGAAGAAAGAAATAAAGTTGCCAAAGCTATTGTTGATTTTATGGGGCAGAGAAATCCGCAACTTCGAGACGAGGAAAACTACGCACACAAGCTTTGGGATCATTTGTATATTATTTCAGGTTACGATTTAGATGTAGATGCACCATATCCTTTTCCTACGCCAGAGGAAATCAATCAGAAACCTAAAAAGATGGATTACCCTAAGCTACAAGGAGACTATAAATTCTATGGTAAAAGCATTTTGCAACTTATAGAAAGAGCTTTAGAACTAGAAGATGGTGATGAGAAAGAGGCTCTTATAGAGGTAATTGCTAATAACATGAAAAAGTCTTACAATGTTTATAATAAAGAACATGTACAAGACGATGTTATCTTCCGCCATTTAAAGGAACTTTCTGAAAATAGATTAGATTTAACAGGGATAGATTCTTTAGAAAAGAGTAAAATCTATTATAACTCTAATAAGAATAACCCTAAATATCAAAATAAACATCAGAATAATAACGGGAATAATAGAAGAAAATATAACTCTAACAATAAATACAAAAGAAAATCATAATGAGTGGTGCTTTTCAAATCAGAGGCGGTAAAAGACTTCATGGCGAAATTACGCCCCAAGGAGCTAAAAATGAAGCTCTACAAATATTATGTGCTGTTTTATTAACAGATCAAGAAGTAAGAATAAAAAATATACCTGATATACAAGATGTTAATAAGCTAATTGGTATATTGGGAGACCTAGGTGTTAAGGTAACCAAAAATGGAAAAGGGGACTATACCTTCAAGGCTGATAGTCTTAATTTAGATTATCTTAAATCCGAAGAATTTAAAAAAGAAGGAGCTAGACTTAGAGGCTCTATTATGCTTTTAGGTCCTATGTTGGCGAGGTTTGGGGAAGGTTATATGCCAACTCCAGGAGGAGACAAGATAGGAAGAAGAAGATTAGATACTCATTTTCAAGGATTTGTTGAGCTTGGCGCAGAGTTTCACTTTAATGATGTAGAGAGTTTTTATAGTTTAAAAGCAAAGTCTTTACAAGGAAAATTTATCCTTTTAGAAGAAGCATCAGTAACAGGTACGGCTAATATTATTATGGCGGCTGTATTAGCGAAAGGTAAAACTAGAATCTACAATGCCGCTTGTGAGCCTTATTTACAACAGCTTTGTAAAATGCTCAACCGAATGGGAGCTCAAATTTCGGGTATCGGCTCGAATTTATTAACCATAGAAGGTGTTTCATATTTACATGGTACAGAACACACTATGTTGCCGGATATGGTAGAAATAGGCTCTTGGATAGGGTTGGCAGCAATGACGAAGTCCGAAATCACCATTAAAGATGTTCATTGGAACCAGTTGGGGATTATTCCAAATACTTTTAGAAAATTGGGTATTCAGCTAGAGAAAAGCGGCGAAGATATTTATATCCCAGCACAAGAACATTACAAAATACAGAAGTTTATAGACGGCTCTATTTTAACCATTTCTGATGCACCTTGGCCAGGTTTTACACCAGATTTGCTGTCTATTATGTTGGTGGTAGCAACCCAAGCTAAAGGAAGTGTATTGATACATCAAAAAATGTTTGAATCTCGATTGTTCTTTGTGGACAAACTGATAGATATGGGAGCTCAGATTATCCTTTGCGACCCACACCGAGCTACGGTTATCGGTCTTAATCAAGAAACACCACTTAGAGGTACAGTGATGACTTCCCCTGATATTCGTGCAGGAAATGCACTTTTGGTAGCGGCACTTTCGGCGGAAGGTAAATCTATCATTCATAACATAGAGCAGATAGACCGAGGTTACGAAAATATAGATGGCAGACTTAAAGCCTTAGGAGCAGATATAGAGCGTATATAATAGTCAGAAAATACTTTTGTCATCTTGGCTAGAACACTTATATCTGTTGTAGGTCCTACGGGAATAGGTAAAACCGAATTGGCAATAAAAATAGCCCAGTTTTTCGGTACTGAAATTTTATCCTGCGACTCACGACAGTTTTTTAAAGAAATGCCCATTGGTACAGCCGCTCCTTCTAAGGAGGAGTTAGCTGTTGTGCCACATCATTTTATAGGGCATTTATCTATTACAGAAGATTATTCTATCGGTCGATACGAAAAGGAAGCCTTGGCTTTATTAGATAAGCTGTTTCAGCAATATAAAGTCGTGGTAATGGTAGGCGGTAGTGGTATGTACGAGAAGGCGGTAGTGGAAGGTCTTAATGATTTGCCAGAAGCTAACGAAGATTATATTAAAGAACTTGAACAAATCCTTAATAAAGAAGGGATAGAAGCCTTACAGAAACAGTTAGAAGTACAAGATGAGGTCTATTATCAGCAAGTGGATAAAGATAACCCTAGACGCTTGATAAGGGCTTTAGATATTATTAAACAAACAGGGAAACCTTATTCTGAAATTATAGCAGAAACCAAGCCTCAAAGAAACTTTAATACTATTAGGATTGTACTCACGGCACCCAGAGAAATTATCTATGAAAGAATCAACCAAAGGGTCGATAGAATGATGGAGAAGGGCTTGCTAGATGAGGTTAAAGGTTTACTTCAATATCAAGATAGAGTAGCTTTAAATACAGTGGGTTATACAGAGTTGTTTAATTACTTGAATGGCGATTGGGAATTAGATTTTGCCGTTTCCGAAATTAAGAAAAACTCTAGACGCTACGCAAAACGCCAAATGACTTGGAACCGAAAACTTCCTCATCTGATAGAACTTCCGTACCAATATTCTAACGAGGAATTAGTATCTTTGCTTAATAACTTAAATTTAAAATAAAATGGCTAGAACACCGTCTAATATGTTGGATTTAGGCACTAAAGCTCCTTTTTTTGAGCTTCCTAATCCTGCTAAAAATAACGAATTACAATCTTTAGAAAATTTAAAAGGAGAGAAAGGGACATTGGTAGTTTTTATGTGTAACCACTGCCCGTTTGTGATTCATATGATAGATAAATTGGCAGAACTTTATGAAGATTATAAAGCTAAAGGAATCGAGTTTATTGCAATTAATTCTAATGATATAGAGAACTATCCTGCGGATTCACCAGAGCTAATGATTGATTTTGCTGAAGAGCACGGCGTTAATTTCCCTTATTTATTTGACGAAAGTCAAGCTATTGCTAAAGCCTACGATGCAGCGTGTACTCCAGATTTTTATTTCTTTGATGAAAAATTAGACTTAGTATATAGAGGTCAGATGGACGACTCACGCCCAGGCAATCAGCACGAAGTAACTGGAGAGGATTTAATTCTTGCTTTTGAAAACCTTTTAGCAGAACAACCACAGGAAGAACTGCAAAAACCTAGTTTAGGTTGTAATATTAAATGGAAGTAAAATATTAGTTTAGAAAGCATCTGTAAAAGTGAAAAATCGAAGCAGAGTAATTGCGTTGGGATTGTTATTTCTAGTTGTGGGAGGATTTATTGTTTATAAATTAAATAAAGACTTTTTGCTTTTGTGGAATAGTAATTCAATAAAAGTAACTACTGACAGTCCATTAACAAAGGATAAGGTGAAAATTGAATTTGGTAATGGTGTTAATTCAATTAATCGTACAACAGATGCTGAACTTTTCAGTAGGAGAGAGAAATACACTGTTTTGTATGATGGTAAGATTAAAGATAAAATGATGAATGAATATGGAGAGAATGATTTTTTAATAACCTATGATAACAAGTATTATTTCTCTTTCCGACAGTTTAAACTTAATAGAAGACACCAACACGACTATAAGTTCCATTTTTACCCTAAAGGCGATAAAATATACATTGCTGTTGATATAAAAGGGCAAGATGCAATGCAATTTGAGAGACCTATGATTGATATTAAATTAGAGGATAAATATATATGTAATACTCCAATTGATAGTGCTGGAGGTATTTATAATATGACTGAGCTAGAAAAAGAGTAGATATTAAGTGCTAGTTTCAAGGTGATTTTTATTTTTTAATACTCTCATAATTACAAAGCAAAAACCCGATTCAAAAACTTTGAATCGGGTTTTTTAACAAATTAAAACTTTATAAAAAAGTTATTTTTCTTATTAAGCGTTAGGCTCTACAGATACAAAAGATCTGTTGTTAGCTTTTTTCTTAAATACCACTGTACCATCTACTAATGCAAACAAAGTGTGGTCTTTACCAATCCCTACATTTTCTCCAGGGTGGTGTTGTGTACCTCTTTGTCTTACAATAATATTTCCAGCGATAGCTTCTTGCCCTCCGAAAATCTTCACACCTAATCTTTTAGAGTGAGATTCTCTACCGTTTTTGGAACTACCAACTCCTTTCTTGTGTGCCATTTTGTTTTAAAGTTTTTTAGGTTGAAAAAATACTTAGGCTTTTCCGCCTTTTAGTTGTCCTTTAAGAGCTTCTAACTCTTCAAACTTTCCATCAGCAGCTAGTTGTGCTTGTTGAGGCCAAGTTGTAGGATCCATAGCTGCATATACAGCACCGTTAGGATCTAAGATGGCTTCTAGCTCCTCTTTAGTTTTCTTTGCTAAATCAGCAAAAGAAGTAATACCTGCTCCTGCGAAAAGCTCCGCTACTTTAGGACCAATACCCTCAATTAGAGTAAGGTCATCTCCTTTTTTAGAAGATTTTTTTGCAGTAGCTTTGGTTTCTGTTTTTGCAGAAGATTTTTTAGCACCATCAAAACCTGTTATAGAAACAATTTTGATTTGAGTAAGAGATTGTCTATGCCCGTTTTTCTTAGCATAACCTTTTCTTCTTTTCTTTTTGAAAACGATAACTTTATCAGCTTTCAAATGCTCAATAATTTCCGCTTCTACAGCGATACCACTTACAGCTGGGGCGCCTACTACTGTTGCTCCGTTTACGGTAAGAAGTACTTTATCAAAAGTTACTTTGTCTCCTTTCTCACCAGAAAGACGGTTTACAAACAATTTTTGGTCTTGCTCAACTTTGTATTGAAGCCCTGCTATCTCTACGATTGCAAACATTGTTATAAATATTTATTAGTTAGTTAAGGGTGCAAAATTAAGTATTTTTTTTGAAATATAGATGTTTAACTCAAAAAAAGTGAGAGTTAACTTTAAAATAAGTTTGCAATATAAATATTAAATCTACTGATAGGATAAAAAAATGAGTGTGAGAAGATAATGATATTGCTAAATAATTATAAATTTGTGTCGGAGAAAATAAAAAAAAGTTATGTCTAAACTGGCGAAAATTTTAAAGGGTTTGCTGGCTTTGCTAGTTCTAAACTCGTGTGCGTCTATGATGTTGAATGACAAAAGTATTCAGCCGAGTGAAATTAGTAATCTAGGAAATTTTGAAACTATTTCAATGATTAGGTTGATTAAGAAAGGTAACCAATCTGAGCCGAGCGATTCGTTGTCAAACTTGTCTTCAAAAATTATGGATTCGATTATTTGGAGTTCAAGTAGCCCCAAAATTACAACTAAGTTTAATCTAACTGATGAAAAATTAAAGAAGAGAGTTGAGGATGATATTCTAAAAACAATGCTTCATATTAGAGATACCCGAAAGTTAGACCATATCAAGACGACCCCAGCTATGGATTCTATTGTGAAAGCACAAAATCAAAGATTTGCGTTATGTGTGGTTAATACAGGCTTTGATAGAAGGAAAGGTAATTATGGTAACCAAATTGCGAAAGGGGTAGGGATAGGTATTTTAACTATGGGAATGTACACACCCGTTCCTATAAAAGCTAATACTGCCGTATATGCAATGATATTTGATGCGGAAAAAAGTACAGTTGTATTCTATAATACGATACCTTTTGTTGAAAAATCGCCAACGGATAAAAAGAATTTGGGTCAACTATACAGCAAACTTTTTGAAGGTTTCTTCTACAAAAAAGAATAAAAAGTATTATTCTTATATAAAGAAAAGGTGTTTTTAGAATTTTCTAAAACACCTTTTTGTTTTTTATGCTATTAGATAATATTAACCTCTCGTTCTAGAGTAATCCCAAAGGTGTTTTTTACAGAAGAGATGATTTCAGATGAAAAATGATAGATTTCTTCACCTGTAGCATTTCCTGTGGCGTTGATGATGACAAGTGCTTGCAAATGATGGGTCGCTACATTGCCTACTTGTTTGCCTTTCCAACCTGTTTGTTCTATTAGCCAACCTGCAGGAACTTTGGTGTGGCTACCTTGTGGATAACCGGGAAGGTTAGGAAATTGTTTTTGTAAATTTTGATAATCCTCTGTGCTGATACTCGGGTTTTTGAAAAAACTACCTGCATTACCTATCTCTTTAGGGTTAGGAAGTTTAGATGTCCTGATGTTTATGACTGCCTGTGCCACTTCTTGTATGTTAGGCTGGGTAACATTTAGACTAGAAAGCTTTTGTTGTATAGCGCCGTAGTCTGTTCTAATGATGTGGTTTCTTTTTGTTAGTCTAAAGCTGACTTCTAGTATAACATACTTCCCCTTGCCCTCTCGTTTAAAAAAGGAATCTCTATATCCAAAATTGCATTTCTCCTTATTAAAGGTTTCTACCTCTAGGGTTTCTAGGTTGAGAACTTGGCAAGACTCAAAATGGTCTTTAATTTCCACGCCGTATGCCCCTATGTTTTGGATAGGGCAAGTGCCTACATTACCTGGTATTAGAGAGAGGTTCTCCAGCCCACCATAGTTTTTCTCTAGGCTGTATTGTACAAACTGATGCCAATTTTCTCCTGCTTGTGCTGTGAGTAATACTTCATTATCGTTTAGGTGTTGTTCTTTGATACCTTTTAGGTTGAGTAAGATGGTAAGTCCATTAAAATCCTTTGTTAATAAGATATTACTCCCACCACCTAAGAATAATATAGGTAAACCTTTAATCTCATCTAGCTTTAGGACAGAGGTTAGCTCCTCCAAACTACCGACTTCTGCAAAGTATTTAGAAAATGCTTCTACCCCAAAGGTGTTATGGTTTTTAAGAGAATAATTGGTCTTAAGTTGCATAATTAAAAGTTTACAATCCTTTCACAAAGATATTAAAACTACATTAAACCATCGGTTGTTTGTAGTAAACTTACTTTAAAAACGGATTGTATTGTTGTTCAAAACCGATGTTGGTACTCGGTCCGTGTCCGCTATAAACTTGGGTGTTTGGTGGTAAGGTGAGTAGTTTGGTTTTAATGCTTTCAATGAGTTGTTCGTAATTGCCTTTATATAAATCGGTTCTACCAATGCTACCTTGGAAAAGTACATCGCCAGAAATTACCCAGTTTTGCTCCTTGTGGTAGAAGCTAATGCTCCCAGGTGAATGCCCAGGCGTATGTAATATGTGTAGAGTATCAGCTCCTAGGTGGAGTGTTTCGTCTTCATCTAGGAAGATTACTTGTCCTACAAAGGGTAGCATATTAAATCCATACTGCCTTGCGGTAAGAGGGGCTCTATCTAGAAGTTCTTGGTCTAACTGGTGCATTAGCACAGGTACTTGGTAGGTGTCAAATGCCCACTGTAATCCTGCGATATGGTCTATATGAGCGTGGGTGAGCAGAATGTTTTTAACCGTTAAGTTCTGTGAGGTTATAAATTCGGATAACGCTAAAGTTTCGTTTGCGGTGAAATTACCTGGGTCTATAATGAAGGCTTGTCTATCTTCGTTATAAACTACATAGGTGTTTTCTGAAAAGGGATTGAAGGTAAATGTTTTGATATTAAGCATAATGAAATTTGTTTTTAGGGTTGAGTATTCATATTCATTTGGAATAGTTTAACCCCGTTATAGGATTTCATAATTTTGTTTTCGGTGTTGTAAATTTTCTTTTGGATATCCAAAAGCTTAGACTCTCTAGAGTTGAGTATAAATAATGAACTTTCTCCGTTTTTAAATTTAATCTCTTCTCCTTTTACCAGTTTGTTGTAATTGTCGTAATACTCTTTGTAGAGCTCTAGCTGTTTGGTATAGCCTTCAAAATCATTCTTATAAACTTCTAACTTGGTAAAGAGTTCTTGTTTTTTCATTTTCAAATCTTCCTCGTTTTGGAGTTTTTTTAGTTTGATGATTTCGTAGTCTGCTCTAGCCTCTCTCATAAAAATAGGGACTTCTAGCTTGAGACCGTATTGGAAATTATTATTAAATAGAGGGAATACCTCGGCAGGCTTGCTAGGTTTATTAAAGAGATTATAGCTGAAGTCTATCTTTGGGAGGAAGCTCTGCCACTTTAATTTTTTCTCTACATTTAGAAACTCATCTTTGTGTAGATAGTACTTTAGGGCTCTATGTTGCGAACTAAGGTTTTCCTCTATATAGTTTTTCATCATAGGGTAGTCTGCTACTTTTTCTGAACTAAATACCTCTAGAGGATATACAGACGGAGGTAATGTTACCGATTGGTTATCTTTCCAGAGAAAAAGCTCAAGCTGTTCCATAGTGTTTTTATAATCCAATGATGCCTGCTGATAACCTAGTAGAAATTCTTGATACAGAGTTTTGGCTTCGGTTACGCCTATGGACGCCATTTCGCCATAGTCATAAGATTTTTTTATCATTTCTAACCTTTCCTCGCTTATATTGAGTCTTTCTTTATAAACAGTAATGATTTGATATTGCTTTACCCACTCCCAATACATATTTTCGGCATCTACCAAAATCTCGTTGATGAGAGTGGTTTGTTCAGCTTCTGTCATTTTATACAGGGCTTCGGCTTGGTGCAAAACGGCTCTTCTTTTATCATAAACAAGCCCTTTGCCTAAAGGTATATTAACGCCTACATTGTATAGCTCGCCAGAGGTTGTGCTGTTGTCTAGTTTTTTTCCAGAGATATTGCTCACGCCACCTACTACATTCATTCCGTACCATAGTGGGATATCTACTTCAAGCCCTTTTTTATCATAATAGATGGTATTGTCAATATTTTTTTGTCCTAAAGCTCCCGACAATATAGGGTCAAAATTTCCTTTGGCTTTTAGGATTTCGTTTTTAGCTATTTCTTTACCATAGCGGTATCTTTTGATAACAGGGTGATGTGTAGACACGGCGGAGAGATATTCGCCTAATGAAAATGAGAGACTACCTCCTTGTGCAGACAAGCAATAGGAGAAAACCCAAAAAACAAGATATAGTGTTTTATTTTTTATTTTTTTCATCTTTTTGTTTGTTTGCGATGTAGTAATCAGGAGGGAAGCCGTTGATGTTACGCCATATCTCGTACCAGATAGGTACATCGTTTAGGAGGATAATACCTTTTGAACCTGCTCCCATTTTGATATTTGGTGGCCACTTTTTGTCGCCACTTTCTACCACTACCACTTTGAACATTCCGTTTTGGGAAATATTGTTTTCTACAGCGATTATTTTACCAGGGAAAGTCCCATAACTTGAATTGGGCCACCCAGAGAATACAATGGCAGGGAAGCCATCAAAGGTACAGCGGATTTTCTGCCCTTCCTGTAATAGCGGTAAATCTACTGGAGATACATAAAATTCTACGGCGTACTTTACCGATTTTGGAACAATAATACCTATGTTTTCGCCCTCTTTTATAATCTCGCCAATCCCTGTTTTGCTGAGCTGGGTAATTTGTCCGTCTTGAGTAGCAATAATGTAGTACTGCCCCTGTCTTACTTTATAGTTGGTAACTTGGGTTTGTAGTTTGGCTATTTCGCCATCACTTCCTGCTACCTGTCCCATACTTTGGAAACGCTCGCCTTCTAGTTTGCTTATTTTTTCGTTATAGTCTTGTATAGTCGCATTTTGCTCTACTTGTAGAGAAAGGATTTCTTGCTGAGCTTCGGCAAGTTTGTTTTCTATACTATTTTTCTTTGCTAGGGCATTTTGGTAAGATACATTTCTCCTTTGGAAATCTGTTAAAGAGACAAGCCCTTGTTTGTACATTTCTTCTTGTCTTCTGTACTGGTCTTCTGCTATTCTAAACTCATTGTTAGCGGCTTGAAGTTCAGCATTGGTTGCATTGATTTTAAAGTTGAGCTGTTGCAGTTTTATTCTGATTTGGTTCAGTTTGAGTTCTCTAGCAGCATTCATAGCATCTAGCTGCCCTCCAATGGTTTTTATTTTTGCAGAGTAGTAATCTCTTACATTGTCTTTCGCATTGATTTGGTCTTCTGCTCTTTGAACCAATAGAGGGTCCATATAGTCTTCCTTTATTTCGGAAATTCTAAGAAGGGTATCTCCTTTTTTTACTTGGTCACCGTTTTTTACATACCAGTGTATAATTTTCCCAGGTATTGGAGATTGTATGCTTTGGGGTCTTTGTTCTTGGTAAAGCCCACTTACATAGCCATTGGTATGGATATTCTGTGTCCATGGGAGTAATAGTAATAAAAGCAGAATGCCAAGCCCAATAAAAAACCATTTTTTGATGTTGGTTTTTTGGTGTATTCGGTAGATTTTATCGTGAGATTTGTAGTTCATCTTTGCGTTTTTATTTTATGACTTCTAGTTTCCCTTTATTCATAGATAAATGATGTTGGCTTGCTTTAATCAAATATTTATCTTGAGAGATGATAATATAGGTTCTGTGCTGAGCTGTTTTTTGGATATATTCTATCAGTTTAGGTTTAATGTTCTCGCCTAAGCCTTCTAATGGCTCTTTTAGAAGCACTAATTTTTTATCTCCAATTAAAGCTCTTAGAAGCATAATGATTTTTTTTGTACTGTAAGGGAGCTGATAATTAACATCATTAACTACACTAAGTAAGTCGTTTGAGAAGTAATGGCTGTCTATACCTATTTCTTTTGCCAATGCGACTACATCATCTAGTTTTATATTTTCATTGCCTACGGATATGTTTTCAAAAATAGTTCCTTTAAAAATACCTCGTTCGTCTATCATTAGCCCTAGTTTACTTCGGTAGATATTCATATCGATGTTTTCTATCCCTACACCATTGATGAAAATATTCCCTTGAGTAGGAATATAAAAACCTGCTATTAAGTTAAGGAGTAAGCTCTTACCAGAAGCGGTGTCTCCAGAAATTACGGTAATGGCATTAGCTGTAACATCAAAGCTTATATTTTCTAGTTTATTGGTTTTGCCATCAAAGGAATAGTTAACTCTATTGAAACTAATATCAACTCCAGCATTGCTGTTGTGGTAGATGTTGTGTTTACCACTGTTTTCCGTCTTTAATTCGGTAATTTTATCTAGCTTTGCTAGGGCTGTAATGGTGTCATAATAACTTTCTAAACTTTTTATTAGTTTTTCTACTGCGCTTAATAGTAGCAAAATAACAATTTCTACTGCCATAAATGCACCAATGTTCAGTTTTTGGTTGATGAGTAAATACACGCCAATAGACAACATTACTAGTGTAATGATAACCTTAAAAAATATAACTAATTTGTACTGGAATTTTAGAACATGAAAATGTTGTGTACGGTAGTCTAAATACGGCAATACCCTTTTATCAGTTTCTTCTAAATGAATATTTGAGTTAGAACTTACTTTAAATATTTTAATTGCTGATGATAAATCCTCCAGCCAAGCTGCTAGATGATATTTGCTATCGCTTTCTTTGAGGC
The genomic region above belongs to Riemerella anatipestifer and contains:
- the miaA gene encoding tRNA (adenosine(37)-N6)-dimethylallyltransferase MiaA → MARTLISVVGPTGIGKTELAIKIAQFFGTEILSCDSRQFFKEMPIGTAAPSKEELAVVPHHFIGHLSITEDYSIGRYEKEALALLDKLFQQYKVVVMVGGSGMYEKAVVEGLNDLPEANEDYIKELEQILNKEGIEALQKQLEVQDEVYYQQVDKDNPRRLIRALDIIKQTGKPYSEIIAETKPQRNFNTIRIVLTAPREIIYERINQRVDRMMEKGLLDEVKGLLQYQDRVALNTVGYTELFNYLNGDWELDFAVSEIKKNSRRYAKRQMTWNRKLPHLIELPYQYSNEELVSLLNNLNLK
- a CDS encoding MBL fold metallo-hydrolase, yielding MLNIKTFTFNPFSENTYVVYNEDRQAFIIDPGNFTANETLALSEFITSQNLTVKNILLTHAHIDHIAGLQWAFDTYQVPVLMHQLDQELLDRAPLTARQYGFNMLPFVGQVIFLDEDETLHLGADTLHILHTPGHSPGSISFYHKEQNWVISGDVLFQGSIGRTDLYKGNYEQLIESIKTKLLTLPPNTQVYSGHGPSTNIGFEQQYNPFLK
- the murB gene encoding UDP-N-acetylmuramate dehydrogenase, with the translated sequence MQLKTNYSLKNHNTFGVEAFSKYFAEVGSLEELTSVLKLDEIKGLPILFLGGGSNILLTKDFNGLTILLNLKGIKEQHLNDNEVLLTAQAGENWHQFVQYSLEKNYGGLENLSLIPGNVGTCPIQNIGAYGVEIKDHFESCQVLNLETLEVETFNKEKCNFGYRDSFFKREGKGKYVILEVSFRLTKRNHIIRTDYGAIQQKLSSLNVTQPNIQEVAQAVINIRTSKLPNPKEIGNAGSFFKNPSISTEDYQNLQKQFPNLPGYPQGSHTKVPAGWLIEQTGWKGKQVGNVATHHLQALVIINATGNATGEEIYHFSSEIISSVKNTFGITLEREVNII
- the rpmA gene encoding 50S ribosomal protein L27, encoding MAHKKGVGSSKNGRESHSKRLGVKIFGGQEAIAGNIIVRQRGTQHHPGENVGIGKDHTLFALVDGTVVFKKKANNRSFVSVEPNA
- a CDS encoding response regulator transcription factor; this translates as MSNRILLVEDDQSFGAVLKDYLSINNFEVTLATDGEEGLKEYTNNDFDICIFDVMMPKKDGFTLAEDVKKLGKNIPIIFLTARNLREDILKGYQLGADDYITKPFDTELLLYKIKAILSRSTSLEEEEQEQFSISNIEFDSMLRQLKVHDKEYKLSPKENELLKLLCLHRNDFMPRDLALRKIWKKENYFTARSMDVYIAKLRKLLKDDDGLEIINVHGEGFRLLVKN
- a CDS encoding DUF4290 domain-containing protein: MEYNTQKTNLQLPEYGRIIQELVEYCKTLPSKEERNKVAKAIVDFMGQRNPQLRDEENYAHKLWDHLYIISGYDLDVDAPYPFPTPEEINQKPKKMDYPKLQGDYKFYGKSILQLIERALELEDGDEKEALIEVIANNMKKSYNVYNKEHVQDDVIFRHLKELSENRLDLTGIDSLEKSKIYYNSNKNNPKYQNKHQNNNGNNRRKYNSNNKYKRKS
- the murA gene encoding UDP-N-acetylglucosamine 1-carboxyvinyltransferase → MSGAFQIRGGKRLHGEITPQGAKNEALQILCAVLLTDQEVRIKNIPDIQDVNKLIGILGDLGVKVTKNGKGDYTFKADSLNLDYLKSEEFKKEGARLRGSIMLLGPMLARFGEGYMPTPGGDKIGRRRLDTHFQGFVELGAEFHFNDVESFYSLKAKSLQGKFILLEEASVTGTANIIMAAVLAKGKTRIYNAACEPYLQQLCKMLNRMGAQISGIGSNLLTIEGVSYLHGTEHTMLPDMVEIGSWIGLAAMTKSEITIKDVHWNQLGIIPNTFRKLGIQLEKSGEDIYIPAQEHYKIQKFIDGSILTISDAPWPGFTPDLLSIMLVVATQAKGSVLIHQKMFESRLFFVDKLIDMGAQIILCDPHRATVIGLNQETPLRGTVMTSPDIRAGNALLVAALSAEGKSIIHNIEQIDRGYENIDGRLKALGADIERI
- a CDS encoding thioredoxin family protein, yielding MARTPSNMLDLGTKAPFFELPNPAKNNELQSLENLKGEKGTLVVFMCNHCPFVIHMIDKLAELYEDYKAKGIEFIAINSNDIENYPADSPELMIDFAEEHGVNFPYLFDESQAIAKAYDAACTPDFYFFDEKLDLVYRGQMDDSRPGNQHEVTGEDLILAFENLLAEQPQEELQKPSLGCNIKWK
- the rplU gene encoding 50S ribosomal protein L21, translated to MFAIVEIAGLQYKVEQDQKLFVNRLSGEKGDKVTFDKVLLTVNGATVVGAPAVSGIAVEAEIIEHLKADKVIVFKKKRRKGYAKKNGHRQSLTQIKIVSITGFDGAKKSSAKTETKATAKKSSKKGDDLTLIEGIGPKVAELFAGAGITSFADLAKKTKEELEAILDPNGAVYAAMDPTTWPQQAQLAADGKFEELEALKGQLKGGKA